One genomic segment of Desulfocapsa sulfexigens DSM 10523 includes these proteins:
- a CDS encoding acyltransferase family protein, with product MQRNDFLDFLKGSLITLVCIGHANQYVVHQDRDFFQDPLFKAIYMFHMPLFMAVAGYLSHRGITEEKGRFFYIIRRASSYLLPIFAWTIIEHSSRYFVFSQPVNFDIIFGYTGLDRLWFLWALIESVVVTVFATLFGKYRPIMLLVSFVAILAIPDTSHFYLLKYVFPFFLFGFYLAGSNLKRIVITNIQWLVLLSAVASLLCFFIWDQHTYIYISKMSLTSENIPNIVFRWVAGGVASLFFVSFLYLSNSFISVMVKKIIILAGRDSIYIYILQTYIFLFLFALVSRVIQPISNIFIGGSLSIITGCVVTLCSLWIGNIIAQNRHLDRVLFGKLRPRNSTTTQIKQLN from the coding sequence ATGCAACGGAATGATTTTTTAGATTTTTTGAAGGGGAGCCTGATAACATTGGTCTGTATTGGTCATGCTAACCAGTATGTTGTCCACCAAGACCGTGACTTTTTTCAAGATCCGTTATTCAAGGCGATATATATGTTTCACATGCCTTTGTTTATGGCAGTTGCCGGTTATCTTTCCCACCGTGGAATCACGGAGGAAAAAGGCCGATTTTTCTATATTATACGGAGGGCATCCAGTTATTTGCTCCCCATATTTGCTTGGACGATAATTGAACACAGTTCACGCTATTTTGTGTTTAGCCAACCTGTAAATTTTGATATTATTTTTGGTTATACTGGGTTGGACAGACTTTGGTTTCTTTGGGCACTTATCGAATCCGTTGTGGTGACAGTATTTGCTACACTGTTTGGTAAATATAGACCCATTATGCTCCTGGTATCTTTTGTGGCGATTCTTGCCATACCTGACACATCTCATTTTTATCTGTTGAAGTATGTCTTTCCATTTTTTCTGTTTGGTTTCTATTTGGCCGGGAGTAATCTTAAACGAATTGTGATAACCAACATTCAATGGCTGGTGTTACTGTCAGCAGTTGCAAGTCTACTTTGTTTTTTTATATGGGATCAGCATACCTATATATACATTTCTAAAATGTCACTTACATCTGAGAATATCCCTAATATTGTGTTTCGCTGGGTGGCCGGGGGAGTTGCTTCTCTGTTTTTTGTCTCCTTTCTCTATCTTTCCAATTCTTTTATTTCAGTAATGGTAAAAAAAATAATCATACTTGCTGGACGAGACTCCATCTATATCTATATTCTTCAGACGTATATATTTCTTTTTCTCTTTGCCCTGGTTTCGCGGGTTATTCAACCAATCTCTAACATCTTTATTGGGGGCTCATTGTCAATAATTACTGGATGTGTGGTGACTCTATGTAGTTTGTGGATTGGAAATATCATCGCTCAGAACAGACATCTTGATCGTGTGCTGTTCGGTAAACTCCGACCCAGAAATTCGACCACTACACAAATAAAACAGCTTAATTAA
- a CDS encoding glycosyltransferase: MENLRDKVLLVVSQNYASFVKDQVESIAPYFRRVYVLAVTRPVAEISNFLPIHSLKPFRQKVKINLSELPENVTVITTPLYYLPFSFWYKKVGEQHLRAVRKAIKKNDISFDIIHCHFTYSSGYVGKRLKEEFRVPLIVTAHGFDVYDLPFRNAFWQKKVAATLKSANRIITVSKNNVECIRRIGVETAVDLIPNGYQKKLFYPLGKIKSRRTLQLPESGKVIVSVGNLIAVKGHKYLVEAVSGLQKQHKDLFCYIIGSGGCRKQLEAQISRLGLGEKVILVGALRHDEINTWLGAADMFVLPSLKEGNPTVLFESLACGCPFISAHVGGVSEIIDDEKLGYLFHPGNVKDMEVALGKALTRHWDKEYIIEKSQAYSWECIAVEIVKSYGAVLESC, encoded by the coding sequence ATGGAGAATCTAAGGGACAAAGTACTGTTGGTTGTTTCTCAAAATTATGCAAGTTTTGTTAAGGATCAAGTTGAAAGCATAGCTCCTTATTTCAGGCGTGTGTATGTTCTTGCGGTCACCAGACCTGTGGCAGAAATCTCCAATTTTCTTCCTATACATAGCCTTAAACCATTCAGACAGAAAGTGAAAATCAACCTTTCTGAGTTACCTGAAAATGTTACCGTCATTACCACTCCGCTGTATTATCTTCCATTTTCGTTTTGGTATAAAAAAGTTGGTGAACAGCACCTAAGAGCAGTACGTAAAGCTATTAAAAAGAATGATATTTCTTTTGATATTATCCACTGCCATTTTACCTATTCTTCTGGTTATGTTGGAAAACGATTAAAGGAAGAGTTTCGGGTTCCGTTAATTGTTACTGCGCACGGATTTGACGTATACGATCTCCCTTTTCGCAATGCTTTTTGGCAAAAAAAGGTTGCCGCTACTCTTAAAAGTGCAAATAGGATCATCACTGTAAGCAAAAATAATGTGGAATGTATCAGGAGAATTGGGGTAGAAACAGCGGTGGATCTGATTCCGAATGGATATCAGAAGAAGCTTTTTTATCCCTTGGGGAAAATTAAGTCTAGAAGGACATTACAATTACCTGAATCAGGGAAGGTAATTGTATCAGTTGGAAACTTGATTGCTGTGAAAGGACACAAGTATCTTGTTGAAGCTGTATCTGGATTGCAAAAACAGCACAAGGACCTTTTCTGTTATATAATTGGCAGCGGAGGATGCAGAAAGCAGTTAGAAGCACAAATAAGCAGGCTTGGGCTTGGGGAAAAAGTCATTCTGGTTGGTGCGCTAAGACATGATGAAATAAACACCTGGCTTGGCGCTGCTGATATGTTTGTGTTACCAAGTCTTAAAGAGGGCAATCCTACCGTACTCTTTGAATCTCTGGCTTGTGGCTGTCCTTTTATCAGTGCTCATGTTGGTGGTGTTTCTGAAATAATAGATGATGAGAAACTCGGGTACCTTTTTCATCCAGGAAATGTTAAGGATATGGAGGTTGCTCTGGGGAAAGCTTTGACCAGGCATTGGGATAAGGAATATATTATTGAAAAATCTCAGGCCTATTCTTGGGAATGTATCGCCGTTGAGATTGTGAAGAGCTACGGTGCTGTTTTAGAGTCCTGTTGA
- the wecB gene encoding non-hydrolyzing UDP-N-acetylglucosamine 2-epimerase: protein MKIITVVGARPQFIKAAAVSRAIIEHNQNNRFAIQENILHTGQHYDEKMSSVFFDQLEIPKPKYNLGITEKTHGAMTGKMLEQIETVLMKEAPDILLVYGDTNSTLAGALAASKLHIPVAHVEAGLRSFNRAMPEEVNRVLTDHISDFLFCPTQTAVSNLHNEGVVEHIHNVGDVMYDVTLMYREKAEKQYTLSNWGVGEKGYVLCTVHRAENTDDKKRLQDVFLALNEMAHDIPVILPLHPRTHKMLCEYGLEHLLKKLQVIEPLSYLEMTRLEMSAKAIVTDSGGIQKEAYFHRVPCLTLRDETEWIETVAMGCNFLCGAERKTILAGWASIANSDNVFATVDEQGELPYGNGFASRLIVEKLL from the coding sequence TTGAAAATAATTACCGTTGTGGGGGCGCGACCTCAATTTATTAAAGCAGCTGCAGTAAGCCGGGCAATCATTGAGCACAATCAAAACAACCGTTTTGCAATACAGGAAAATATTCTTCATACTGGTCAGCATTATGACGAGAAGATGTCATCTGTCTTCTTTGACCAGTTAGAAATTCCAAAACCAAAGTACAATCTTGGAATAACTGAAAAGACCCACGGAGCTATGACAGGGAAGATGCTTGAACAGATTGAAACTGTACTAATGAAAGAAGCTCCGGATATCCTTCTCGTTTATGGTGATACTAATTCTACCTTGGCCGGGGCTCTTGCCGCATCGAAGTTACATATTCCTGTTGCCCATGTTGAGGCAGGGTTACGTTCTTTTAATAGGGCTATGCCGGAAGAAGTGAACAGGGTTCTTACCGATCATATCTCTGATTTCCTGTTTTGCCCTACTCAGACAGCCGTCAGCAATCTCCACAATGAAGGTGTTGTTGAACACATACACAACGTTGGTGACGTGATGTATGATGTCACTCTGATGTATCGAGAGAAAGCCGAAAAGCAATACACTTTAAGTAACTGGGGAGTTGGTGAAAAAGGATATGTTTTATGTACTGTTCATCGTGCTGAAAATACTGATGATAAAAAGCGATTGCAGGATGTTTTTCTGGCTTTGAACGAGATGGCTCATGATATTCCAGTTATATTGCCACTGCACCCCAGAACTCATAAGATGTTATGTGAATATGGGCTTGAGCATTTGCTTAAAAAACTGCAGGTGATAGAACCGCTATCTTACCTGGAAATGACCCGTCTGGAGATGTCAGCAAAAGCGATTGTTACTGACTCTGGTGGCATACAGAAAGAGGCGTATTTCCATAGAGTTCCCTGTCTGACATTACGTGATGAGACTGAATGGATTGAAACCGTTGCCATGGGATGTAATTTTCTCTGTGGAGCAGAGAGAAAAACAATTCTTGCAGGTTGGGCTTCCATTGCGAACAGTGATAATGTTTTTGCAACTGTGGATGAGCAAGGTGAATTGCCGTACGGTAACGGTTTTGCGTCCAGATTGATCGTAGAGAAGTTGTTATAG